The Acidobacteriota bacterium genome includes the window GATGTTGAATCCGGTTCCTTGACGCGGACGGAAGCCGGTTCCTATATTGGAACCTGAAGGAGGGGGCGCCGGACATGCTCCAGAAGGTCGTCATCCACGGTCTCGTCCTCGATCCCATCACCCAGTGGCCCATCCTCGTCCTCAAGGAAGAGGCGGCCAGCCGGCTGGTTCCCATCTGGATCGGGACCTCGGAGGCCAACGCCATCGCCCTGGAACTGGAATCCATCAAGGTCCCCCGCCCCATGACCCACGACCTGCTCTGCGGCATCCTGGAAAAGGTGCACGCCCCGATCAAGGAGGTGAGGATCACGGACGTGCGGGACAACACCTATTTCGCCGACCTCGTCCTCAGCCCTTCGGCGGGCGAACTTCACGTGGACGCCCGACCTTCGGACGCCATCGCCCTCGCCCTGCGGGCGCACGTACCGATCTTCGTAGAGGAATCCATCTTCGAGAAGTGTTACGAGCTAGAGGACAACACGGAAGCCCTCCGCCAGTGGCTCGAAAAACTTTCTCCGGAGGAGATGGGCCGCTTCGAGATGTGATCACTCCGCCAGAACGGAGGTTGGGGATGGGATCGGTGGGTCCGGAGTCGCCGGCAGCTCTGGTTTGCGCCATCCTCTATAAAGAAGACTCCTTTCGGGACCAGGCCCTCGAGGGGCTCAAGGAGGATTTCGGGCCCGTCGCCCGGGTGCAGTCCCCATTTCCCTTCGATTTCACCTCCTACTACCATAAAGAGATGGGCGCGCCCCTCTTCAAGCAGATCGCCGTTTTCGAGGAGCTCGCGCCCCAGGGGTTCCTGGCGGAGATCAAGCACCTGACGAACCGGCGGGAGGAAAACCTCTCCCGCTTCGGCGCTCGGACGGTCAACCTGGATCCCGGACTGCTCCTGCCCTCCCGGCTCGTTCTGGCTTCCACCAAGGACCGAGCCCACCGGATCTACCTGTCCGGTGGGATTTATGGGGAGGTGACCCTCCTCTACCACGAGGACGCCTTCACCCCCCTTCCCTGGACCTATGCCGATTACCGCCTCCCGTCCACCCTGACCTTCCTTCGCGAGGTCCGGGAGTGGTACCTTGGCCGCACGAAACGTCTGAAGGAAGCGGAGGGGTGACATGGCGTTCATGGGTGGATCCGCTCTCGCGATGGCCTCGTCCCTCATGGAGGGATACCTTCTGCCCTCGCCGACGAACCTCAAGCGCCTCACCGTGGAGGAACTTCGGGCGCTCCAGTTCGAGGTGGAGAGGCTCTTGAGGGACCAGAGGGGAATCGTCCCCGACCAGTCCGACACCCTGGCCCTCCAGAAGCGAAACCAGCGCATCCTGAAGCTCTCCCAGTCCCAAACCGTACTCGGCAACTTCCTTTCCTTGAAGACCAAAGGTCGGGTCTGACCGCCTTCACGGGCGACCGTGGGAAATGCCCCACGGGCCTCTCGTGTCCATAGATGGACGTCCAGGCCGCGGACGGAGGTCGAACCATGGATGGAGATGCGATCCAGAGATTTCTTGGTGTTCAGAGAGAAGAACCTTAGCGGAATGCTGTGGGAAAAATGCCCCTTCATAGATACCACCATGGTTTAAGGCTGGCAGACCACGGTGCACCGAGGTATATTCCCGTTCGACTGGGAATCAGGGGGTAATGCCATGGACGCAGATTTGAGGATCTTTCGCCGCCCGCGCTGACCGCCCGGCGCCCGGAGAGTCGTGAACTCTCGAGGGTACCGGAGCGGAGTTCCGCTCCGGGGACGATCGCCGTGGAGTCCCATGGCCGATGGTTCCCCAGATCGAACTTCCTCCAGACGAACTTGAAGCTGAATCGAGTAGGAGAGGGTATGAAATCCAAGTGCCTGACGCTGGTACTCGCCGTGGCACTGGGGTGCGTGGGGGCGTGGGCGGCCGATCCGGGCGCGTGCGTGGCCTGCCACGAGGGAATCGCCATGGGCGCCCTCGGACAGTCGCACATGCGGCTGGAGCCCTTCGAAGTGATGGGCCATTCGGTCGGCTGCCTGGGCTGCCACGACGCGGGCAAGGCGGACGC containing:
- a CDS encoding DUF4416 family protein produces the protein MGSVGPESPAALVCAILYKEDSFRDQALEGLKEDFGPVARVQSPFPFDFTSYYHKEMGAPLFKQIAVFEELAPQGFLAEIKHLTNRREENLSRFGARTVNLDPGLLLPSRLVLASTKDRAHRIYLSGGIYGEVTLLYHEDAFTPLPWTYADYRLPSTLTFLREVREWYLGRTKRLKEAEG
- a CDS encoding bifunctional nuclease family protein gives rise to the protein MLQKVVIHGLVLDPITQWPILVLKEEAASRLVPIWIGTSEANAIALELESIKVPRPMTHDLLCGILEKVHAPIKEVRITDVRDNTYFADLVLSPSAGELHVDARPSDAIALALRAHVPIFVEESIFEKCYELEDNTEALRQWLEKLSPEEMGRFEM